The Synechocystis sp. PCC 7509 genome includes a window with the following:
- a CDS encoding transposase gives MISQRPTDAKGFQVERKRWIVERTWTWLDNARILTRDYEWLPENHQDMIYIVMIRLMLRRLTKNRRTWESKIS, from the coding sequence TTGATTAGTCAGCGTCCAACTGATGCTAAAGGGTTTCAGGTAGAACGAAAACGATGGATTGTCGAACGGACTTGGACTTGGCTGGACAATGCTCGAATTTTGACTCGTGACTATGAATGGTTGCCGGAAAATCATCAGGATATGATTTATATCGTCATGATCCGATTAATGCTCCGCAGGCTCACAAAAAATCGACGAACTTGGGAATCTAAAATTAGTTAA
- a CDS encoding TRC40/GET3/ArsA family transport-energizing ATPase, which yields MRVILMTGKGGVGKTSVAAATGLRCAELGYRTLVLSTDPAHSLADSFDLELGHEAQQIRPNLWGAELDALMELEGNWGAVKRYITQVLQARGLDGIQAEELAILPGMDEIFGLVRMKRHYDEGEFDVLIIDSAPTGTALRLLSLPEVGGWYMRRFYKPFQNISVALRPLVEPFFRPIAGFSLPNKEVMDAPYEFYEQIEALEKVLTDNTQTSVRLVTNPEKMVIKESLRAHAYLSLYNVATDLVVANRIIPAEVQDPFFKRWKENQEQYRQEIHENFHPLPVKEVPLYSEEMCGLAALERLKDTLYDNEDPTQVYYKETTLRVVREENQYSLELYLPGIPKDQVQLNKTGDELNITIGNHRRNLVLPQALAALQPAGAKMEEDYLKIRFA from the coding sequence ATGCGTGTAATCCTGATGACAGGTAAAGGCGGAGTTGGCAAAACCTCTGTAGCGGCGGCTACAGGGCTACGTTGTGCAGAGCTTGGCTACCGTACACTGGTATTAAGTACCGACCCCGCGCACTCTTTAGCAGATAGTTTTGACTTAGAATTAGGACACGAAGCGCAACAAATCCGCCCTAATCTCTGGGGAGCAGAATTAGACGCTTTAATGGAGCTAGAAGGCAACTGGGGAGCGGTAAAGCGCTACATTACCCAAGTATTGCAAGCTCGTGGTTTAGACGGCATTCAAGCGGAAGAATTGGCAATTTTGCCAGGGATGGATGAAATTTTTGGTTTAGTCCGGATGAAACGCCACTACGACGAAGGCGAATTTGATGTACTAATTATTGATTCTGCGCCCACCGGAACAGCTTTGCGGTTGTTAAGCTTACCGGAAGTTGGCGGCTGGTATATGCGCCGCTTTTACAAACCATTTCAAAATATATCTGTAGCCTTAAGACCACTTGTAGAACCATTTTTTAGACCCATAGCCGGGTTTTCTTTGCCCAATAAAGAAGTAATGGATGCTCCTTACGAATTTTACGAACAAATCGAGGCTTTAGAAAAAGTATTAACCGACAATACGCAAACTTCTGTAAGGTTAGTTACCAACCCGGAAAAAATGGTAATTAAAGAATCTTTACGCGCCCATGCTTACTTAAGTTTGTACAATGTAGCAACAGATTTAGTAGTAGCAAATAGAATTATTCCCGCCGAAGTTCAAGATCCATTCTTTAAACGTTGGAAAGAAAATCAAGAACAATATCGCCAAGAAATTCACGAAAATTTCCACCCTTTACCCGTAAAAGAAGTTCCTTTATATTCCGAGGAAATGTGCGGTTTGGCAGCATTAGAAAGGTTGAAAGATACTTTATACGACAACGAAGATCCAACGCAGGTTTATTATAAAGAAACCACCTTAAGAGTTGTTAGAGAAGAAAATCAATACAGCTTAGAACTTTACTTACCGGGTATTCCTAAAGACCAAGTTCAGTTAAATAAAACAGGTGACGAGCTAAACATTACTATTGGCAATCATCGGCGGAATTTAGTTTTGCCTCAAGCTTTAGCAGCGTTGCAACCTGCGGGAGCAAAAATGGAAGAAGATTACTTAAAAATTCGTTTTGCTTAA
- a CDS encoding type II toxin-antitoxin system VapC family toxin, protein MSNLFVDTSGWASLFVNTQPYYPQAERYFRLAVQQQEIIYTTNYIITELVALLNSPLRVDRLRIFEIVDAIKTVAYVEVIHIDDETDALAWKLCKSRVDKAWSLVDCTSFVVMKQKSCQEALTTDRHFEQAGFVRLLK, encoded by the coding sequence ATGAGTAATTTGTTTGTTGATACGTCAGGTTGGGCAAGTCTTTTTGTTAATACTCAACCTTACTATCCACAAGCAGAGCGGTATTTTCGTTTAGCTGTTCAACAACAGGAAATCATTTATACAACAAATTATATAATTACTGAATTGGTAGCATTACTAAACAGCCCACTGCGAGTTGATCGCTTACGGATCTTTGAAATTGTTGATGCGATTAAAACAGTGGCTTATGTTGAGGTGATTCATATTGATGATGAGACTGATGCTCTGGCTTGGAAACTATGCAAAAGTAGAGTAGACAAAGCTTGGTCGTTAGTTGACTGTACATCCTTCGTTGTGATGAAACAGAAAAGTTGTCAAGAAGCGTTGACCACTGACCGACATTTTGAGCAAGCGGGTTTTGTCCGTTTACTCAAGTAA
- a CDS encoding type II toxin-antitoxin system VapC family toxin, which translates to MLLDTSGLLCLHYKTEPLHTQALSEYKKALFLLTHNYIIAEYVALANARRFPRSSVLTFVVDLLDNPAIETIWIDEPLHREAVELLTVRQDKTYSLCDSVSFVLMRQRGMTKALTTDRHFEQKGFTRLLQPET; encoded by the coding sequence ATGTTGCTCGATACTTCTGGTTTGCTTTGTTTGCATTACAAAACTGAGCCGCTTCACACTCAAGCTCTTAGTGAATATAAAAAAGCCCTATTTTTATTGACGCATAATTATATTATTGCTGAGTACGTTGCATTAGCAAATGCTCGGCGTTTTCCTCGCTCGTCTGTCCTTACCTTTGTAGTTGATTTGCTAGATAACCCAGCTATAGAAACAATCTGGATCGATGAGCCGTTACACCGAGAAGCAGTGGAGCTATTGACAGTAAGGCAAGATAAAACTTATTCTTTGTGTGATTCAGTTAGCTTTGTTTTGATGCGTCAGCGAGGAATGACTAAAGCTTTGACTACTGACCGACACTTTGAACAAAAAGGTTTTACTCGTTTGCTGCAACCAGAAACCTAG
- a CDS encoding type II toxin-antitoxin system PemK/MazF family toxin, which translates to MSNPDRGEVWLVDLGYVAKVRPCLVISIAALYQDRALATLIPHTTSPRSSRFEVQVKAKFLRAGVFDVQNIITIPHVKLLRKLGTLTSEQMVEIEEILLFWLGFEANNTEEDED; encoded by the coding sequence ATGAGTAATCCCGATCGCGGTGAAGTTTGGCTCGTCGATTTGGGTTATGTAGCGAAAGTCAGACCATGCTTAGTAATTAGTATTGCTGCTCTCTATCAAGATCGTGCATTAGCTACTCTAATTCCACATACAACCAGCCCACGCAGTTCAAGGTTTGAAGTGCAAGTCAAAGCTAAATTCCTTAGAGCAGGAGTTTTTGATGTCCAAAATATTATCACAATTCCTCACGTCAAGCTTTTACGCAAATTGGGAACCCTGACATCTGAGCAAATGGTAGAAATTGAGGAAATACTACTATTTTGGCTAGGGTTTGAAGCAAACAATACTGAAGAAGATGAAGATTAA
- a CDS encoding Imm1 family immunity protein, giving the protein MFVSKFSTEDWQGNQNKGYVQLVKEWQEIEKAIAQLDGHYKTLVTLETDGETHMAIGGGKNKYVVYLTFDNEQFYYIVEPSKSEAEENLTVGGQEGAYPAKLCIDINTALKAAKTFAEIGVMEKSVIWESDGVVATV; this is encoded by the coding sequence ATGTTTGTTTCAAAATTCTCTACTGAAGATTGGCAAGGAAATCAAAATAAAGGTTACGTGCAGCTAGTTAAAGAATGGCAAGAAATTGAAAAGGCGATCGCGCAATTAGATGGGCATTACAAAACTTTAGTTACTTTGGAAACAGACGGTGAAACCCACATGGCTATCGGTGGGGGGAAAAATAAATATGTGGTGTATTTAACCTTTGATAACGAGCAGTTTTATTACATTGTTGAGCCGTCAAAGTCAGAGGCTGAGGAAAATTTAACTGTTGGCGGACAAGAAGGCGCTTATCCTGCCAAACTATGTATTGATATAAATACTGCACTTAAAGCGGCTAAAACCTTTGCAGAAATTGGGGTTATGGAAAAGTCAGTTATCTGGGAGTCTGATGGAGTTGTAGCAACAGTCTAA
- a CDS encoding small RNA NsiR4-regulated ssr1528 family protein, whose protein sequence is MNPDATTTGADAIDEAIASGNDFDGSPIPQAKLGLYHQVMGLEAERQRSGVSNTMRSRIVRIGAKHIPQAELNQMLIDADFAPLKDKEIAFYYSGK, encoded by the coding sequence ATGAACCCAGACGCAACCACCACTGGCGCAGATGCAATTGATGAAGCGATCGCATCCGGCAACGATTTTGATGGTTCTCCCATTCCCCAAGCCAAACTAGGCTTGTATCATCAAGTAATGGGGTTGGAAGCCGAAAGACAACGCAGTGGCGTATCTAATACGATGCGATCGCGCATTGTCCGCATTGGTGCAAAGCACATTCCCCAAGCTGAACTTAACCAAATGCTAATAGATGCCGACTTTGCACCCCTAAAAGATAAAGAAATTGCTTTTTACTATAGCGGTAAATAG
- a CDS encoding DUF561 domain-containing protein → MTMDRLLQRAFDCASVLKVISGLNNFNSDRVAATIRAAELGGATFVDIAADPNLVALAKQLTNLPVCVSAVEPELFVQAVAAGADLIEIGNFDSFYAQGRRFEAVEVLALTYQTRSLLPDITLSVTVPHILALDLQVQLAEDLVKAGADIIQTEGGTSTNPLHGGTLGLIEKAAPTLAAAYEISRAVTVPVLCASGISSVTAPLAIASGAAGVGVGSAINQLNSEVAMIAAVRSLVESLVGNRRRIFA, encoded by the coding sequence ATGACAATGGATCGATTACTACAACGCGCTTTTGATTGTGCTTCCGTACTCAAAGTTATTAGCGGCTTAAATAACTTTAATAGCGATCGCGTCGCTGCAACCATTAGAGCCGCCGAGCTTGGTGGGGCTACTTTTGTGGATATTGCTGCCGATCCTAATTTAGTTGCTTTAGCTAAACAGTTGACAAATTTACCAGTTTGTGTATCTGCCGTAGAGCCAGAATTGTTTGTACAAGCAGTAGCGGCGGGTGCAGACTTAATTGAAATTGGTAACTTTGATAGTTTTTACGCTCAAGGGCGACGTTTTGAAGCGGTGGAAGTATTGGCTTTAACTTATCAAACCCGTAGCCTTTTACCCGATATTACTTTATCTGTAACTGTTCCCCACATTTTAGCGTTGGACTTACAAGTTCAACTAGCCGAAGACTTGGTTAAAGCCGGAGCCGATATTATTCAAACTGAAGGTGGAACTAGCACTAACCCCTTGCATGGTGGGACTTTAGGACTGATTGAAAAAGCTGCTCCTACCTTAGCCGCCGCCTATGAAATTTCTCGCGCTGTAACTGTTCCCGTACTGTGCGCTAGTGGCATATCTAGCGTTACTGCACCACTTGCGATCGCATCGGGAGCAGCCGGAGTCGGCGTTGGTTCGGCAATTAACCAACTAAATAGCGAAGTTGCCATGATTGCCGCCGTTCGTAGTTTGGTAGAATCCTTAGTTGGTAATCGTCGCCGGATTTTTGCCTAA